In one Arenibacter antarcticus genomic region, the following are encoded:
- a CDS encoding RagB/SusD family nutrient uptake outer membrane protein: MNIYRNFIRTIAVVTALSCITACSDFLDEEDASNFTTDTYFTTAEHAKSAVNGIYQPLISITESGFGGGPWLMLEFATGLANTSLGQATNIYLVKDLINNSDNGYGNSFWTGYYSGISRANLAIEKIPEINMDETVKQKYLAEAKFLRAYYYFGLVRMFGNIPIITNSVDLGSEQLYPQQSSPEAVYDLIVSDLKEAENAGLPWKNESGRVSMGAIKTLLADVYLTMAGHPLQKTENFALAAAKAKEVIDSGEFRLFDTYDELHDPATKNTGEYIFMTQYAANIQSGNWQPAILPYNLGISAYSSQTGGIFATNEFASSYEVGDKRAEEKQFYFTSYSLEADRNNSINLGAPYIYKLFDIEANEASAQSDLNWSIYRYADVLLMYAEAQNEAEGAPSTDAYSAVNLIRQRAEINDLAGLSQGDFRTAVRIEQVHELSFENQTWYDMVRWRKAYDPEANTLEEFVGHNFSYLTNKALSDRELLFPIPTSEMQNNPNLAQNTGY; encoded by the coding sequence ATGAATATCTATAGAAACTTTATAAGAACTATAGCCGTAGTAACCGCATTATCATGCATAACGGCATGTAGTGATTTTTTAGATGAAGAGGATGCGTCTAACTTCACTACCGACACCTACTTCACAACGGCTGAACATGCCAAGAGCGCTGTAAATGGGATATACCAACCTTTGATTTCAATTACCGAAAGTGGATTTGGTGGAGGCCCATGGTTAATGTTGGAATTTGCCACAGGCTTGGCCAATACCTCCTTAGGGCAGGCTACGAATATATACTTGGTTAAAGATTTAATTAACAATTCAGACAATGGATATGGCAACAGTTTCTGGACCGGCTATTACTCAGGAATCTCTAGGGCCAACTTGGCAATTGAAAAAATCCCTGAAATTAATATGGACGAGACAGTGAAGCAAAAATATTTGGCTGAAGCTAAATTCCTTAGAGCTTACTATTATTTTGGCTTGGTACGCATGTTCGGAAACATTCCTATCATTACCAATTCGGTCGATTTGGGCTCGGAGCAATTATACCCTCAACAATCTTCCCCTGAGGCAGTCTATGATTTAATCGTTAGCGATCTTAAAGAAGCAGAGAACGCCGGTCTACCTTGGAAAAATGAATCAGGAAGAGTTTCAATGGGAGCAATTAAAACGCTATTGGCAGATGTATATTTGACCATGGCAGGCCACCCACTCCAAAAGACTGAGAATTTTGCGCTTGCAGCCGCCAAGGCTAAAGAGGTAATCGATTCAGGAGAATTTAGGCTTTTTGACACCTATGATGAACTACATGACCCTGCTACTAAAAATACAGGAGAATACATCTTCATGACCCAATATGCGGCGAATATTCAATCAGGTAACTGGCAGCCAGCAATATTGCCATATAACCTAGGAATATCAGCCTATTCGTCTCAAACTGGCGGCATATTTGCAACAAATGAGTTTGCAAGCTCCTACGAGGTGGGTGACAAACGTGCTGAAGAAAAGCAATTCTATTTTACAAGCTATTCCTTAGAGGCTGATAGAAACAACAGTATAAATCTAGGAGCACCGTATATCTATAAGCTTTTTGATATTGAAGCGAATGAAGCGAGCGCCCAGTCCGACTTGAATTGGAGCATCTACAGATATGCCGATGTATTACTGATGTACGCGGAAGCGCAAAACGAAGCTGAAGGAGCGCCTTCAACAGATGCATATAGTGCAGTTAATCTAATTAGGCAACGTGCTGAAATTAACGATTTGGCTGGTCTCTCACAAGGCGACTTTAGGACTGCAGTACGAATTGAGCAAGTTCATGAGTTAAGTTTTGAAAACCAGACATGGTACGACATGGTTAGGTGGAGAAAGGCGTATGACCCTGAAGCCAATACATTGGAAGAATTTGTGGGCCATAATTTTTCATACTTAACAAATAAAGCGCTTTCAGATAGGGAACTTTTGTTTCCGATACCAACATCTGAAATGCAGAACAACCCTAATCTAGCACAAAACACAGGATACTAA
- a CDS encoding alpha/beta hydrolase, with protein MKPFVFLITCFSTMTIFSQNSVLPLWPKEIPNSIKSDEIEEIVNENILRISKVQTPTIEVYLPAKKIATGQAVLIFPGGGYGILAYDWEGTDFAKLLNSKGIAGIVVKYRLPSSKSATEKHKVPLQDAQRAMRLVRSKAMEWNIDSNNIGIIGFSAGGHLASTLGTHYNEAVYAKQDEIDQLSARPDFMTLAYPVITMGEINTHGGSRKNLLGENPSQKMVDHFSNELQVTVDTPPTFLVHATDDTAVPVENSLLFYAALRKSKVAAEMHIYPTGGHGFALGLSDPHLASWTDQWIGWMSGLKP; from the coding sequence ATGAAACCATTTGTTTTTCTTATTACCTGCTTTTCCACTATGACCATTTTTTCCCAAAATTCTGTTTTACCTTTATGGCCCAAAGAAATCCCGAACTCTATAAAGTCTGATGAAATTGAAGAAATCGTAAATGAGAATATTCTAAGGATTTCAAAAGTGCAGACTCCTACAATAGAAGTATACCTTCCGGCCAAAAAAATAGCTACGGGACAAGCTGTCTTGATATTTCCAGGTGGAGGATACGGAATTTTGGCCTATGATTGGGAAGGAACGGATTTCGCCAAGCTTCTAAATTCCAAAGGCATTGCAGGAATAGTGGTGAAATACCGTTTGCCCAGTTCTAAATCGGCGACCGAAAAGCATAAGGTTCCCTTACAGGATGCGCAACGCGCTATGAGACTTGTCCGTTCTAAAGCAATGGAATGGAATATTGACTCCAATAACATTGGTATCATTGGCTTTTCTGCCGGCGGACATTTAGCTTCTACCTTGGGTACCCATTATAACGAAGCGGTATATGCCAAACAGGACGAAATTGACCAACTTAGCGCACGTCCAGACTTTATGACCTTGGCCTACCCAGTTATTACCATGGGAGAAATTAATACCCATGGTGGCTCTAGAAAAAACCTATTGGGCGAGAATCCGTCCCAAAAGATGGTAGATCATTTCTCCAATGAACTACAAGTAACAGTAGACACTCCCCCCACTTTTTTGGTCCACGCTACGGACGACACCGCAGTGCCTGTAGAAAATAGCCTTCTTTTTTATGCCGCGCTACGCAAAAGCAAGGTCGCCGCAGAAATGCATATCTATCCCACTGGCGGACATGGTTTTGCTTTGGGATTATCTGACCCTCACCTCGCTAGTTGGACAGACCAATGGATAGGGTGGATGTCTGGACTGAAGCCCTAA
- a CDS encoding metallophosphoesterase, translated as MPNFKTILISGLALLIGMSCFSQKIDNPYNPEPKMERLRAEKGKKPTKMHFLVFGDSKGSIHFPDVLKRADMLQPDFCITTADLVNRGAGDQGKVDYKTLDEDGGWFMRKYPMWPTVGNHEESGGEDGIENFSNFFGMEKEMYSFTYGNAKFIALPWPKVKDDPKKLRWLKRELRKAKGKHIFVYKHRPHYTLGSKSYDDVEGEETATTKLYDKYNVTAVFSGHDHIYHRTKRKNTTYIISAGAGASIYKLKREKDAITGDAYYGKRTDEDLKEGVAPYKFHAMDGTVTDIPEAMYYVLSVKIDGEKVSIQMIDEKTGKVWDEAAIK; from the coding sequence ATGCCTAATTTTAAAACGATTTTAATAAGCGGGTTAGCCCTTTTAATTGGGATGTCCTGTTTTTCTCAGAAAATTGACAATCCCTATAATCCTGAACCAAAAATGGAACGGCTAAGGGCAGAGAAGGGAAAGAAGCCCACTAAGATGCACTTCTTGGTGTTTGGGGACAGTAAGGGGTCTATACATTTTCCCGATGTTCTTAAAAGAGCGGACATGCTTCAACCTGATTTTTGTATTACTACCGCTGATCTAGTGAACCGAGGTGCAGGAGATCAGGGTAAAGTGGATTACAAGACCCTAGACGAGGATGGAGGATGGTTTATGCGAAAATATCCAATGTGGCCCACCGTTGGAAACCACGAAGAATCTGGCGGGGAAGATGGTATAGAGAACTTCTCCAATTTCTTTGGAATGGAAAAGGAAATGTACAGTTTTACTTATGGCAACGCTAAATTTATTGCCCTTCCTTGGCCAAAAGTAAAGGACGATCCTAAAAAATTAAGATGGTTAAAGCGCGAACTACGCAAAGCGAAGGGAAAGCACATTTTTGTTTACAAACACCGTCCACACTATACCTTAGGCAGCAAATCTTATGACGATGTGGAGGGTGAAGAAACAGCCACCACCAAATTATATGACAAATACAATGTCACTGCTGTTTTTAGCGGTCATGATCATATTTATCACCGTACCAAAAGAAAAAATACTACCTATATTATTTCCGCTGGTGCAGGGGCTAGTATTTACAAGTTGAAAAGAGAAAAAGATGCCATTACAGGAGATGCTTACTATGGCAAACGGACAGATGAGGACCTTAAAGAGGGAGTTGCCCCTTATAAATTTCACGCTATGGACGGTACCGTTACAGATATCCCCGAAGCCATGTACTATGTACTTTCCGTAAAGATCGATGGGGAAAAGGTTTCCATCCAGATGATCGATGAAAAAACAGGAAAGGTATGGGACGAGGCAGCTATTAAATAA
- the rimK gene encoding 30S ribosomal protein S6--L-glutamate ligase yields the protein MKIVILSQNPKLYSTRRLVEAGEKKGHEMLVVDHGKCDLVIEKKKPGLIYKGEEIKNVNGVIPRIGASITFYGTAVVRQFEMMKVFTAVESQALVRSRDKLRSLQILSRAGLDLPKTVFSNYSRDVATIIDNAGGAPVVIKLLEGTQGLGVVLADNRNSAESILEAFNGLKARVIVQEFIKEAKGADIRAFVIEGVVVGAMKRQGKEGEFRSNLHRGGSANIIELTDEEENAAIKAARVMGLGVAGVDMLQSARGPLILEVNSSPGLEGIEAATGKDIAGLMIKYVERHAE from the coding sequence ATGAAAATTGTAATTCTTTCCCAAAATCCCAAATTGTATTCCACCAGACGTCTTGTTGAGGCAGGTGAAAAAAAGGGGCATGAAATGTTGGTCGTGGATCATGGTAAATGTGATCTTGTTATTGAAAAAAAGAAGCCAGGACTTATATATAAAGGGGAGGAGATTAAGAATGTAAATGGTGTGATTCCGCGTATTGGTGCTTCCATTACTTTTTATGGCACTGCAGTGGTAAGGCAATTTGAGATGATGAAAGTTTTTACTGCCGTGGAATCCCAAGCGTTGGTCCGCTCACGTGATAAGTTGCGAAGTCTCCAAATATTGTCGCGGGCTGGTCTGGATTTGCCAAAAACTGTATTCAGCAATTATTCTAGAGATGTGGCTACCATTATAGATAACGCCGGGGGCGCTCCTGTGGTTATAAAATTGTTGGAAGGTACTCAAGGCCTTGGGGTGGTCCTAGCAGATAATAGGAATTCCGCCGAGTCGATCTTAGAAGCTTTTAACGGGTTAAAGGCTAGAGTAATTGTCCAGGAATTTATAAAAGAGGCCAAAGGAGCTGATATCAGGGCCTTTGTTATAGAAGGTGTGGTCGTAGGTGCTATGAAGAGACAAGGAAAAGAGGGAGAATTTAGGTCTAACCTACACCGTGGTGGGTCTGCTAATATTATAGAACTTACTGATGAAGAAGAGAATGCTGCCATTAAGGCTGCACGCGTAATGGGACTTGGAGTGGCAGGTGTGGATATGCTGCAATCAGCTAGGGGACCATTGATTTTAGAAGTAAATTCGTCTCCCGGTTTGGAAGGGATAGAAGCTGCGACCGGAAAAGATATTGCTGGGCTTATGATAAAATATGTGGAAAGACATGCCGAATAG
- a CDS encoding succinylglutamate desuccinylase/aspartoacylase family protein, producing MPNSKMELLGQAILPGKGFLLNLDIAKLHTGTKIEVPIIVQRGKKPGPVLLITGGIHGNEINGVEIIRQLISKKYNRPDCGTVICIPVVNIFGFLNQTRQFPDGRDLNRVFPGSPRGSLASRFAYHIMKEIAPMVDYCIDYHTGAESRFNAPQTRVNKDDIESKELAKVFGAPFVVLANTREKSFREALANMGKKVLLFEGGKSLDINDRVTQSGISGALRVMDHLGMRSFAEELKSMEGRSLQPVTIESSQWVRAKYSGMFHPFIALGSHVKKGDLLGSVSDPFGNFERIIKAAANGHVICINQSPIVNQGDAIFHISQE from the coding sequence ATGCCGAATAGTAAAATGGAGTTATTAGGGCAAGCTATTTTGCCTGGAAAAGGCTTTTTGCTAAATTTAGATATAGCAAAATTGCATACGGGGACAAAAATTGAAGTTCCCATTATTGTACAGAGAGGTAAGAAACCAGGACCTGTTTTATTGATTACGGGTGGGATTCATGGGAATGAAATTAACGGGGTGGAAATCATTCGCCAATTAATTTCAAAAAAATATAACAGGCCAGATTGCGGAACGGTCATTTGTATCCCAGTGGTCAATATCTTCGGTTTTCTAAACCAAACTAGACAGTTTCCCGATGGCCGGGATCTCAATAGGGTATTTCCCGGGAGTCCCCGTGGTTCTTTGGCTAGTAGGTTTGCCTATCATATCATGAAAGAGATAGCGCCTATGGTAGATTATTGTATCGACTATCATACGGGAGCGGAAAGCCGATTTAATGCACCGCAAACTAGGGTAAATAAGGACGATATAGAAAGTAAAGAATTGGCAAAAGTGTTTGGCGCCCCCTTTGTAGTATTAGCAAATACGAGGGAGAAATCTTTTCGGGAGGCCTTGGCCAATATGGGGAAAAAAGTATTGCTTTTTGAAGGAGGAAAATCCTTGGATATTAATGATAGGGTTACACAATCGGGAATTTCAGGTGCGCTACGGGTGATGGACCATTTGGGAATGAGGAGCTTTGCCGAGGAACTAAAATCCATGGAGGGAAGGTCCCTTCAACCTGTAACCATTGAATCATCTCAATGGGTTAGAGCAAAATATTCGGGGATGTTTCACCCTTTTATTGCTTTGGGGAGTCACGTAAAAAAAGGAGACCTATTAGGGAGTGTGTCCGATCCGTTTGGCAACTTTGAACGCATTATTAAAGCAGCTGCCAATGGCCATGTCATTTGTATAAATCAATCTCCTATAGTTAATCAGGGGGATGCGATTTTCCATATCTCCCAAGAATAA
- a CDS encoding TonB-dependent receptor, whose amino-acid sequence MKKLNSAEPFPSDWPSKYHLKMKLTALLLVISLFKIQANSYAETTKPTLDLINASALQHSVSGTITDTHGSPLPGANIVEKGSSNGVTSDFDGNFSINVANVNATLVISYIGFASKEVPLNGQNTVAVSLEESASGLDEVVLIGYGTQKKSDLTGAVGSVKAEELAERPAASLNQAIAGRVSGVNVTSGSGRPGGRTAVRIRGNTSVSIANTPLYVIDGVILSAASLPNGSTPIDYMNPNDIESIEVLKDASATAIYGARGANGVILVSTKKGTTTGRTNISYDVDFSLGTLPKKLDLLNSEEFLRVEEIAYANAEKYDPDGWAGGRYTDPRLKRTDPRLFDTNGNPLYDTDWQDEAIRDAFIQNHQLSFTGGNENSNFGLFMGFRDEEGLIIESWLKRYSGRFTLDTDVTDWLKIGGSLSYNDQNEKQVDQLGGGGITTMRQVYEALPIIPVRYEDGSWGSNIHYPGMEGGGSPVAVANDRRYFLKTQTVLGNFYSNIKFNENLQLRTTLGANILNQRNDYYGGKDLRYIAMPDGAAYVDNARYNSWQFENYLTYTKDFDRDNSLSAMLGLSWQHIDEFSARASTRGFADDFYGFNNLGAGSNPQAPSSSKIAYGLNSYFGRVNYNYKNKYLFTLTGRADGSSKFGPENQFAFFPSAALAWRVSEEDFLQEASAISNLKLRASYGTTGNSEIPAYRALAGLSNGTVIFDGARSPYTVPGRMANPDLKWEKTDQVDAGLEIALFNNRIGLEIDVYRKLTTDMLLNAPVPSSSGFTNVFRNVGSMENKGIEVNLNTTNIDNEIFGWNSNFNISINKNKVVELSGGSDIFLGSTLIRVGEPVGTFFGYIDEGTWNTDEAAQAAIYDRLPGDIKYRDLNNDGAINSDDRAIIGKGIADGFGTFSNTFRYGNLELLVDLQFQYGNSVMYRDEHSSEDRQTIANSFKTVLNAWTPENQDTHIAQIRPIAAGYDTNNDSGKLKDASFLRGRNLMLSYVFKPELVQRLHLNRIRVYTSVQNFFVATNYPGYDPESSNGGGAFDQGFSLYDYPRPRTFMLGLNVGL is encoded by the coding sequence ATGAAAAAATTAAACTCAGCGGAGCCTTTCCCCTCGGATTGGCCAAGCAAGTATCATTTAAAGATGAAACTGACCGCCCTTTTGCTTGTAATTTCACTATTTAAAATTCAAGCTAATTCTTACGCAGAGACCACGAAACCAACATTAGACCTTATAAATGCTAGTGCTCTACAACATTCGGTTAGCGGAACAATTACGGATACTCACGGTAGTCCACTCCCCGGAGCAAACATCGTAGAAAAAGGATCCAGTAATGGGGTTACCTCTGATTTTGACGGTAATTTTTCAATTAATGTTGCCAATGTAAATGCAACCCTTGTTATTTCTTACATTGGGTTTGCTTCTAAAGAAGTCCCCCTCAACGGACAAAACACTGTTGCCGTTAGCTTGGAAGAAAGCGCTTCCGGACTGGATGAGGTAGTGTTAATCGGTTACGGAACACAGAAAAAAAGTGACCTCACCGGCGCCGTGGGCTCCGTTAAGGCAGAAGAATTGGCAGAAAGACCGGCAGCCTCATTGAACCAGGCCATTGCCGGTAGGGTTTCCGGTGTGAACGTTACTTCTGGCTCGGGAAGACCTGGGGGTAGAACAGCCGTACGGATCCGTGGAAATACATCGGTAAGCATCGCCAATACACCACTTTACGTAATTGACGGTGTAATACTGAGTGCCGCCAGCCTACCCAATGGCAGTACTCCGATAGATTACATGAACCCCAATGATATCGAATCTATTGAAGTTTTAAAAGATGCTTCCGCGACAGCCATATACGGTGCAAGAGGCGCCAATGGGGTAATTCTGGTGAGCACCAAAAAAGGCACCACTACTGGTCGCACCAATATTAGTTATGATGTAGATTTCAGCTTAGGGACATTACCAAAGAAACTTGATTTATTGAATTCAGAAGAGTTTCTGCGTGTTGAGGAAATCGCATATGCCAATGCTGAAAAGTACGACCCCGATGGGTGGGCAGGTGGAAGATATACCGACCCTAGATTAAAGAGAACGGATCCTAGACTTTTTGACACCAACGGCAACCCACTTTATGATACCGATTGGCAGGATGAAGCAATTAGGGACGCTTTTATCCAAAATCACCAACTTTCTTTTACTGGTGGTAATGAAAACTCCAATTTCGGACTATTTATGGGTTTCAGGGATGAAGAGGGACTAATCATAGAATCATGGCTGAAACGCTATTCTGGTAGATTTACATTAGATACCGATGTTACCGACTGGTTAAAGATTGGAGGAAGTTTAAGCTATAACGACCAAAACGAAAAGCAAGTAGACCAACTTGGTGGCGGTGGTATCACTACAATGCGCCAAGTTTATGAAGCCCTACCGATTATACCGGTCCGTTATGAAGACGGCAGTTGGGGATCCAACATACACTATCCAGGGATGGAAGGAGGCGGCAGCCCTGTGGCGGTAGCAAATGATCGCAGATATTTCCTAAAGACCCAGACTGTTCTAGGGAATTTCTATAGCAATATTAAATTCAATGAAAACCTTCAATTAAGAACTACTCTAGGCGCCAATATCCTTAATCAAAGAAATGATTATTACGGAGGTAAGGACCTAAGATATATAGCTATGCCCGATGGAGCCGCATATGTAGACAACGCTCGTTATAACTCATGGCAGTTTGAAAACTATTTGACCTATACCAAAGATTTTGATCGTGACAATTCATTATCGGCCATGTTAGGCCTTTCTTGGCAACATATAGATGAGTTTAGCGCAAGGGCATCCACCCGTGGGTTTGCCGATGACTTTTACGGTTTTAACAACCTCGGGGCAGGGTCCAACCCACAGGCGCCGTCTTCCAGTAAAATCGCTTACGGGCTAAACTCTTATTTTGGGCGTGTCAACTATAACTACAAGAACAAATACTTGTTCACTCTTACAGGTAGAGCTGACGGATCTTCAAAATTTGGACCAGAAAATCAATTTGCATTTTTCCCTTCGGCGGCATTGGCATGGAGGGTATCAGAAGAGGATTTTTTACAAGAAGCTTCTGCTATTTCCAATCTAAAGCTTAGAGCAAGTTACGGTACAACAGGCAACTCTGAAATACCAGCTTACAGAGCATTGGCCGGCTTGTCCAATGGCACGGTGATTTTTGATGGCGCTCGTTCTCCCTATACCGTCCCAGGACGTATGGCCAATCCGGATTTAAAATGGGAAAAAACGGACCAGGTAGATGCCGGTCTTGAAATAGCCCTATTCAATAATCGTATTGGGTTAGAAATTGATGTATATAGAAAGTTGACCACCGATATGCTCTTAAATGCCCCCGTACCCTCTTCAAGTGGCTTTACCAATGTATTTAGAAACGTGGGAAGTATGGAAAACAAGGGTATTGAAGTTAATTTGAATACTACCAATATAGATAATGAAATTTTTGGCTGGAACAGCAACTTCAATATTTCAATTAATAAAAATAAAGTAGTTGAGCTTTCAGGAGGCTCCGATATATTCTTGGGGTCAACATTGATCCGTGTTGGTGAACCTGTCGGTACTTTCTTCGGATATATCGATGAGGGCACATGGAACACCGATGAGGCAGCCCAGGCAGCAATCTATGACAGGTTGCCCGGCGACATCAAATACCGCGACCTCAACAATGATGGGGCCATCAATAGCGATGATAGGGCAATCATCGGAAAAGGTATAGCCGACGGTTTCGGAACCTTTTCAAATACCTTCAGATATGGCAATCTAGAGCTACTGGTTGACCTGCAGTTTCAATATGGCAATAGTGTGATGTACCGAGACGAACATTCTTCTGAAGACCGTCAAACAATTGCCAATAGTTTCAAGACTGTTTTAAATGCGTGGACTCCTGAAAATCAGGATACCCATATTGCCCAGATAAGACCTATTGCTGCCGGATATGACACTAATAACGATTCAGGAAAATTAAAGGATGCTTCATTTCTAAGAGGAAGAAATTTGATGCTATCCTATGTTTTTAAACCTGAATTGGTCCAGCGTTTGCACTTGAATCGCATAAGAGTATATACTTCAGTTCAGAACTTTTTTGTAGCAACGAATTATCCAGGGTATGACCCTGAAAGTTCGAATGGTGGTGGGGCTTTCGACCAAGGATTCTCCCTTTACGATTATCCGAGACCCCGTACCTTTATGCTAGGATTAAATGTTGGACTATAA
- a CDS encoding glycoside hydrolase family 95 protein produces the protein MNYKIIFPLLCICLLVSCKKDITNTELDRIPKYELKFNELASSWDEAIPLGNATVGALIWEKNGKLRFSLDRADLWDLRPMENLNFKEYGFDWVEQQWENDTYKNVQDRYDLPYDQLPAPSKIPGGALEFDISGLGEVDYVKLNVATAVCEIKWKNGATLKTFVHATEPVGWYSFENVNSDLNPTIIPPPYVSLQQAGNEDPVAGQDLRRLDYDGGRVTQKENTITYDQQGWEDFRFQVHTQWEPTPTHLKGSWSISSKNSASDTAKTAQQVVANSLKSGISTALESHTNWWHNFWNQSTVSVPDPILQHQWYMEMYKFGSAARQGAPPISLQSVWTADNGKLPPWKGDFHHDLNTQLSYWPAYSGNHLALEQGFIDWMSTYKSTFKKYTKDYYGTNGLNVPGVTTLTGDPMGGWIQYSFGPTVGAWLGQHFYLHWRYSMDREFLKNEAYPWIKDVALHFDELSEMDENGKRKLPMSSSPEIHNNAHNAWFADITNFDLSLIRWTYSHAAELAMELGLKEEADKWNATLKEWPEYAIDENGLMVSPSLPYNESHRHFSHLMAIHPLGLLDVSHGEEEKQIIQKTIANLDEIGSGQWVGYSFSWLGNLKARALDGKGAAKALKDFATSFVLPNSFHVNGDQSGTGKSDLTYRPFTLEGNFAFASGLQEMLIQSHTGTIKIFPAIPKDWENVEFSQLRTEGAFLISAQKKSGEVKWVKIISEKGGELRLKNPFNKKDIFIDEGINIKGVGETIAIETHPGQEIWLRP, from the coding sequence ATGAACTATAAAATAATATTCCCGCTCCTATGCATATGCTTACTTGTAAGTTGCAAGAAGGACATTACAAATACGGAACTGGACCGTATTCCAAAGTATGAACTTAAATTCAACGAATTAGCCTCCTCTTGGGACGAAGCCATCCCCTTAGGAAATGCCACAGTAGGTGCGCTTATATGGGAGAAAAATGGAAAGCTGCGCTTTTCCCTAGACAGGGCAGACTTATGGGACCTACGCCCTATGGAAAATTTAAATTTTAAGGAGTACGGGTTCGATTGGGTAGAACAACAATGGGAAAATGATACCTATAAAAATGTACAGGATCGCTATGACCTACCTTATGACCAATTACCAGCACCTTCCAAAATTCCTGGTGGCGCCTTGGAATTTGACATAAGCGGACTTGGGGAGGTAGATTACGTAAAATTAAATGTTGCTACGGCAGTATGCGAAATTAAATGGAAAAATGGGGCTACTCTTAAAACCTTTGTACACGCTACGGAGCCTGTTGGCTGGTATTCTTTTGAAAACGTAAACAGCGACCTAAATCCCACTATCATCCCCCCTCCATACGTATCCCTACAACAAGCGGGAAATGAAGATCCTGTAGCGGGACAAGACCTCCGAAGATTAGATTATGATGGAGGAAGGGTCACTCAAAAGGAGAATACCATTACCTATGACCAGCAGGGATGGGAAGACTTTAGATTTCAAGTGCACACCCAATGGGAGCCCACTCCTACCCATTTAAAGGGCAGTTGGAGTATCAGCTCAAAAAATTCGGCATCGGATACAGCTAAGACTGCCCAACAAGTTGTTGCCAATAGCCTTAAATCTGGAATATCTACTGCTTTGGAAAGTCACACAAATTGGTGGCATAACTTCTGGAATCAATCTACGGTTAGCGTACCAGATCCCATTTTACAGCACCAATGGTATATGGAAATGTACAAATTTGGCTCGGCGGCACGACAAGGAGCACCCCCAATTTCCCTGCAAAGTGTGTGGACGGCAGACAATGGGAAATTACCACCTTGGAAGGGCGATTTTCATCACGATCTAAACACCCAATTAAGTTATTGGCCCGCTTATTCAGGGAACCACCTTGCCTTAGAACAGGGGTTTATAGATTGGATGAGTACCTACAAATCAACGTTTAAGAAATACACCAAAGATTATTACGGCACCAACGGTCTAAACGTTCCAGGAGTGACCACCTTAACTGGAGACCCTATGGGTGGCTGGATACAATACTCCTTTGGACCAACAGTTGGAGCCTGGTTGGGACAACACTTTTACTTGCACTGGCGTTATTCTATGGACAGGGAATTTCTTAAGAACGAAGCCTATCCTTGGATCAAGGACGTAGCCCTCCATTTTGATGAATTGTCGGAAATGGACGAAAATGGCAAGCGAAAACTTCCGATGAGCTCTAGTCCAGAAATCCATAACAACGCTCACAATGCTTGGTTTGCCGATATCACCAATTTTGACCTTTCCCTAATAAGGTGGACCTATTCCCATGCCGCTGAATTGGCCATGGAATTAGGTTTAAAGGAAGAGGCCGATAAATGGAATGCTACCTTAAAAGAATGGCCAGAGTATGCCATTGATGAAAATGGGTTAATGGTATCTCCAAGCCTTCCGTATAACGAATCGCACCGACATTTTTCTCATCTTATGGCCATTCATCCCCTTGGACTTTTAGATGTTTCCCATGGAGAAGAAGAAAAACAGATTATACAAAAGACTATTGCCAATTTGGACGAAATAGGTTCTGGACAATGGGTAGGCTATTCTTTTAGTTGGTTGGGCAATTTAAAAGCACGGGCCCTAGATGGTAAAGGAGCCGCAAAAGCATTAAAAGATTTTGCCACTTCTTTTGTTCTGCCCAATAGTTTCCATGTAAACGGGGATCAATCGGGAACCGGGAAATCAGATTTAACGTATAGGCCATTTACCTTGGAAGGTAATTTTGCCTTTGCATCTGGGTTACAGGAAATGCTAATACAAAGCCATACTGGAACCATAAAAATATTTCCAGCCATACCTAAGGATTGGGAGAATGTGGAATTTAGCCAATTACGAACAGAGGGAGCCTTCTTGATATCGGCTCAAAAGAAATCTGGGGAAGTAAAATGGGTAAAGATAATCTCTGAGAAAGGCGGAGAATTAAGACTAAAAAATCCGTTTAACAAAAAGGATATTTTCATTGATGAGGGTATCAACATTAAAGGGGTTGGTGAGACCATAGCTATTGAGACCCATCCAGGACAAGAAATATGGCTTAGACCATAG